Proteins encoded by one window of Paenibacillus urinalis:
- the ruvA gene encoding Holliday junction branch migration protein RuvA, which produces MIDYIKGPVVMIENDYVVIDVQGIGYQIFCPNPFVFAKQEGTAVTVYTHHHVREDAMLLYGFSTREEQQLFRKLIEVSGIGPRVALGILTGGTPDQLIAAIHQENITFLTKLPGIGKKTAQRMILDLKDKLDGFGGAMYATGLFAPNVAEEGDGSYWSEAREGLKALGYTDSELDKVWLKMKNETTAEDTADLLMKKALKMLFTG; this is translated from the coding sequence ATGATAGATTATATTAAAGGGCCTGTTGTCATGATTGAAAATGATTATGTGGTCATCGATGTTCAAGGAATCGGCTATCAGATTTTTTGCCCGAACCCTTTTGTTTTTGCTAAGCAGGAAGGAACTGCTGTAACGGTGTATACTCATCATCATGTGAGAGAGGACGCAATGCTGTTATACGGTTTTTCTACGCGTGAGGAGCAGCAGCTTTTTCGTAAATTAATTGAAGTCTCCGGGATTGGTCCGCGGGTAGCACTGGGCATCCTAACTGGAGGTACACCAGATCAGCTGATCGCGGCCATTCATCAGGAGAATATTACGTTTCTTACGAAGCTGCCGGGTATCGGTAAAAAGACGGCTCAGCGGATGATACTTGACCTGAAGGACAAGCTTGACGGATTTGGAGGTGCCATGTATGCTACCGGTCTATTCGCACCGAATGTGGCGGAAGAAGGCGATGGCTCCTACTGGTCAGAGGCACGTGAAGGCTTGAAGGCACTTGGATATACAGACAGCGAGCTGGATAAGGTATGGCTCAAGATGAAGAATGAGACAACTGCTGAGGATACAGCAGATCTTTTGATGAAAAAGGCACTCAAAATGTTGTTTACTGGATAA
- the ruvB gene encoding Holliday junction branch migration DNA helicase RuvB: MDERIISANLMMEDHAVELSLRPRYLNEYIGQDQVKENLKVYIEAAKMRNEALDHVLLYGPPGLGKTTLSNIIANELGVNLRTTSGPAIERPGDLAALLTNLQEGDVLFIDEIHRLHRSVEEVLYPAMEDFALDIMIGKGPSARSVRLDLPPFTLVGATTRAGLLSAPLRDRFGVISRLEFYTVDELTYIVSRTADLLGIEIVGDAAEEIALRSRGTPRIANRLLKRVRDFAMVRGDGIITSALAEEALKRLQIDPRGLDDIDYKMLKSMVVSFRGGPVGLDTIAATIGEESQTIEDVYEPYLLQIGFLQRTPRGRVVTPAAYEHLGIPMPTDK, translated from the coding sequence ATGGATGAACGGATTATATCCGCCAATCTGATGATGGAAGATCACGCGGTGGAGCTAAGTCTGCGTCCCCGCTATTTAAATGAGTATATAGGGCAAGATCAGGTCAAAGAGAACCTGAAGGTATACATTGAAGCTGCCAAGATGCGTAACGAGGCGCTGGATCATGTGCTATTGTACGGACCTCCGGGTCTTGGCAAAACGACATTATCCAACATTATCGCGAATGAGCTGGGTGTTAACCTTCGGACAACCTCAGGACCTGCCATTGAACGGCCGGGTGATCTGGCTGCGCTCTTAACCAATCTGCAGGAAGGGGACGTTCTCTTTATCGATGAAATTCACCGATTGCATCGTTCCGTAGAAGAAGTGCTGTATCCGGCTATGGAGGATTTTGCTCTTGATATTATGATCGGAAAAGGACCGAGTGCGCGTTCTGTGCGACTGGATCTTCCTCCGTTTACATTGGTAGGTGCTACTACACGAGCAGGACTGCTATCAGCACCGTTACGAGATCGTTTCGGAGTAATCAGTCGTCTTGAGTTCTATACCGTGGACGAGCTGACTTACATTGTATCTCGTACAGCGGATTTGCTCGGTATTGAGATTGTTGGCGATGCTGCCGAAGAGATTGCACTTCGTTCAAGAGGAACGCCTCGAATTGCGAACAGATTGCTGAAGCGTGTGCGTGATTTTGCTATGGTGCGGGGAGATGGAATCATTACTTCTGCTTTGGCAGAGGAAGCTTTAAAAAGATTGCAAATTGATCCGCGTGGACTTGACGATATAGATTATAAGATGCTGAAGTCGATGGTTGTGAGCTTCCGGGGCGGGCCTGTCGGACTGGATACGATTGCAGCAACAATAGGTGAAGAAAGTCAGACCATTGAAGATGTCTACGAGCCTTATCTGCTTCAGATTGGATTTCTTCAAAGGACACCTAGAGGCAGAGTGGTAACACCTGCGGCATACGAACATCTTGGTATTCCCATGCCAACAGATAAGTAA
- the ruvC gene encoding crossover junction endodeoxyribonuclease RuvC: protein MRFLGIDPGIAIVGFGFVDKTGNKLTPVQYGSIQTEAHTPDEERLLHVYEAMCQLIDKYKPDAVALEKLFFNRNVTTAMSVSQARGVLVLAATQRGLPIAEYTPMQVKQAIVGYGKAEKKQVQEMVRMYLKLQTVPKPDDVADALAVAICHAHSYTLNSKLNEVTRK, encoded by the coding sequence GGATAGCTATTGTAGGGTTTGGCTTCGTGGATAAAACAGGGAACAAATTAACACCTGTACAATACGGATCGATACAGACAGAGGCACACACGCCTGATGAGGAACGACTACTACATGTATATGAAGCAATGTGCCAATTGATAGATAAATATAAGCCGGATGCAGTTGCACTGGAGAAATTGTTTTTTAATCGAAATGTAACTACAGCGATGTCAGTAAGTCAGGCGAGGGGAGTGCTGGTGCTTGCGGCTACGCAGAGGGGACTGCCTATAGCTGAGTACACACCGATGCAGGTTAAGCAGGCTATCGTTGGCTACGGTAAGGCAGAGAAGAAGCAGGTTCAGGAGATGGTTCGAATGTATCTCAAGCTGCAGACCGTCCCTAAACCAGACGACGTTGCAGATGCCTTGGCTGTGGCTATATGTCATGCCCATTCCTATACACTAAATTCGAAGTTAAATGAGGTTACGAGAAAATGA